A genomic segment from Alteribacillus bidgolensis encodes:
- a CDS encoding iron chelate uptake ABC transporter family permease subunit, whose amino-acid sequence MGKRYLLAVLLVLSFASLFIGVQNVSPMDLFKLTEEQAHILWASRIPRLVSILIAGMSMSICGMIMQQLSRNKFVSPTTAGTLDAARIGILVSLMIFTSASPLQKAAISFVFALLGTLVFMKILDNLYTAVRPHVWKYISSITTFFAYKNDLIQNMSSWLHGDFSMIVEGQYELIYISLPALILAYLFADKFTVAGMGEEFSVNLGRGISVRFGNDKSHLSLTINKKAA is encoded by the coding sequence ATGGGAAAAAGGTATCTTTTAGCAGTACTCCTCGTTTTATCTTTCGCATCACTGTTTATTGGAGTGCAGAACGTATCACCAATGGATCTGTTTAAACTAACAGAAGAGCAGGCTCATATATTATGGGCAAGCAGAATTCCCCGGCTTGTCAGCATATTAATAGCCGGGATGAGCATGAGTATCTGCGGTATGATTATGCAGCAGCTAAGCCGCAATAAATTCGTGTCTCCTACGACAGCAGGAACATTAGATGCAGCAAGGATTGGTATTCTTGTGTCATTAATGATCTTTACCAGCGCGTCGCCGCTGCAAAAAGCTGCCATTTCTTTTGTCTTTGCTTTACTTGGAACACTGGTTTTTATGAAAATTTTAGACAATCTTTATACCGCTGTTCGGCCTCATGTTTGGAAATATATCAGTTCCATCACGACATTTTTTGCTTATAAAAATGATTTAATTCAAAATATGTCATCTTGGCTGCATGGTGATTTTTCCATGATTGTAGAAGGGCAGTATGAACTCATTTACATAAGTTTGCCTGCATTGATTCTAGCTTATTTATTCGCTGACAAATTTACGGTAGCAGGTATGGGTGAAGAATTTTCCGTTAATCTCGGGCGGGGGATTAGTGTCCGTTTCGGAAATGACAAAAGCCATCTCTCATTAACTATAAACAAAAAAGCAGCTTAG
- the ilvD gene encoding dihydroxy-acid dehydratase, translated as MEKSKKDLRIRSKVISEGVNRVPNRSMLRAVGFEDEDFKKPMVGVASTWSEVTPCNIHIDKLAREAKTGAAENGGAPLIFNTITVSDGIAMGHEGMSYSLPSREIIADSIETVVGAERLDGYVAIGGCDKTTPGCLMAIGRMNLPSVYIYGGTIQPGKLNGNDIDIVSSFEAVGQHQQGMIDDEELHQVECNACPGAGACGGMYTANTMAAAVEAMGMSIPGSSSTPAVYDYKEIEAKEAGALVTELLEKEIYPRDIMTKEAFENAITVVMALGGSTNAFLHLLAIAHSADIDLSYDDFERIRKNVPHIADLKPSGKYVMQDLYLAGGVPAVMKLLLEEGLLHGDCLTVTGKTLAENLKEAPSLKEGQDIIYPLSNPIKPNGPLVVLKGNLAPEGAVAKMSGQKISRFEGTAKVYDSEATATEAITNNEIKEGDVLVIRNVGPKGGPGMPEMLSVTAMIVGKGLGGKVALITDGRFSGGSHGFVIGHVAPEAAAGGPIGLLANGDKVTIDSETQEINFEVSDEELDKRAREWKAPEPRYKTGSLAKYAKLVASSARGAVTDHNLD; from the coding sequence ATGGAAAAAAGCAAAAAAGATTTGCGTATACGAAGCAAGGTAATAAGTGAAGGAGTCAACCGCGTTCCGAACCGTTCCATGCTTCGTGCTGTCGGCTTTGAAGACGAAGACTTTAAAAAACCTATGGTGGGAGTAGCAAGTACCTGGAGTGAAGTCACGCCATGTAACATACATATTGATAAGCTTGCTCGTGAAGCAAAAACCGGAGCAGCAGAAAATGGCGGGGCCCCTCTTATTTTTAACACGATCACTGTTTCTGACGGAATTGCAATGGGACACGAAGGAATGAGCTATTCACTTCCGAGCCGTGAAATTATTGCAGACTCCATTGAAACTGTTGTAGGAGCTGAGCGCCTTGACGGATATGTGGCGATTGGCGGCTGTGACAAAACAACACCTGGATGCTTGATGGCAATCGGCCGCATGAATCTGCCCTCTGTCTATATTTATGGCGGAACGATTCAACCGGGAAAACTAAACGGCAACGATATTGATATTGTTTCTTCCTTTGAAGCAGTCGGCCAGCATCAGCAAGGAATGATAGATGATGAAGAACTGCATCAAGTGGAGTGCAATGCGTGTCCGGGAGCAGGTGCATGCGGAGGTATGTACACAGCCAATACGATGGCAGCTGCTGTAGAAGCAATGGGTATGAGTATTCCTGGTTCCTCTTCTACTCCGGCAGTTTATGATTATAAAGAAATAGAAGCAAAAGAAGCAGGAGCTTTAGTAACAGAATTGCTTGAAAAAGAAATCTACCCTCGGGATATTATGACAAAAGAAGCGTTCGAAAACGCTATTACCGTTGTGATGGCTCTCGGCGGCTCGACAAACGCCTTTTTGCATCTTCTTGCTATCGCTCATTCAGCAGACATAGACTTGAGTTATGACGATTTTGAAAGAATTCGCAAAAACGTTCCTCATATTGCTGATTTAAAACCAAGCGGAAAATATGTCATGCAAGACCTTTACTTGGCAGGCGGTGTGCCGGCTGTAATGAAACTATTGCTTGAAGAAGGACTTCTTCACGGAGACTGCCTCACAGTTACCGGGAAAACACTGGCAGAAAACTTAAAAGAAGCACCTAGCCTTAAAGAAGGACAAGACATTATTTATCCGCTCAGCAATCCAATTAAGCCTAACGGGCCTCTTGTTGTACTCAAAGGCAACCTTGCCCCAGAGGGTGCCGTAGCAAAAATGTCCGGCCAAAAAATCAGCAGGTTTGAAGGAACTGCTAAAGTGTATGACAGTGAAGCCACTGCAACAGAAGCGATTACAAACAACGAAATCAAAGAAGGCGACGTACTCGTTATACGCAATGTCGGTCCTAAAGGCGGACCAGGCATGCCGGAAATGCTTTCCGTTACGGCTATGATTGTCGGAAAAGGACTTGGCGGCAAAGTCGCTCTTATTACAGACGGCCGTTTCTCCGGCGGTTCTCACGGCTTTGTTATCGGACACGTAGCGCCTGAAGCTGCTGCAGGCGGACCAATCGGATTGCTTGCAAACGGAGACAAAGTTACGATCGACAGCGAAACGCAGGAAATTAATTTTGAGGTTTCCGATGAAGAACTTGATAAGCGTGCGCGTGAATGGAAAGCTCCTGAACCTAGATACAAAACAGGATCCCTTGCCAAATATGCTAAATTAGTTGCTTCAAGTGCTCGTGGAGCTGTGACAGATCATAATTTAGATTAA
- a CDS encoding MFS transporter translates to MEKKRWDLFALASIPLMMTLGNSMLIPVLPLIEKEINITSFQSSLIISIYSLIAIVLIPVSGYLSDRIGRKKVIIPSLIIVALGGAVSAYAAWQMENPYAVIMMGRFLQGVGAAGAFPVVLPTVGDMFKEEEQVSQGLGIIETANTLGKVLSPILGALLAVVIWYMPFIAIPVLSFIAVLLVFFLVKTPKKEKEEERSNPSFQEFVQGVKETFHHNGRWLFAVFFIGCILMLVLFGILFHFSSLLEEKYSIEGYVKGFVLAIPLLFLCIASFSSGKMIGEDKIRMKWFILVGNGTAAVSLFFVREEMGLFMFTLLLTIAGIGIGLSLPCLDALITEGIKKEERGSITSFYSSMRFVGVAAGPPIIAVLMKHGPGLIYYILAGISVAAVLLTFAAIRPSSEEKKEPAVT, encoded by the coding sequence ATGGAAAAAAAGAGATGGGACTTATTCGCATTAGCATCGATTCCATTAATGATGACATTAGGAAATTCAATGTTGATCCCAGTGCTGCCATTAATTGAAAAAGAAATTAACATCACATCTTTTCAATCAAGCTTAATAATTTCTATTTATTCATTAATAGCTATCGTTCTTATTCCCGTTTCAGGGTATTTGTCCGACAGAATTGGAAGAAAAAAAGTGATCATACCGAGCCTTATCATTGTTGCATTGGGCGGAGCTGTATCGGCCTACGCAGCATGGCAGATGGAAAATCCATATGCCGTTATTATGATGGGGAGATTTTTACAAGGTGTGGGAGCTGCCGGAGCTTTTCCAGTGGTGCTTCCGACCGTAGGCGATATGTTTAAAGAAGAAGAACAAGTGAGTCAGGGATTGGGCATTATTGAAACAGCTAATACGCTTGGAAAAGTGCTAAGTCCCATTTTAGGAGCATTGCTGGCAGTCGTGATTTGGTATATGCCTTTTATAGCGATTCCGGTATTGTCTTTTATAGCAGTCCTTTTAGTATTTTTTTTAGTAAAAACACCAAAAAAGGAAAAAGAAGAGGAGCGCAGCAATCCATCCTTTCAAGAGTTTGTACAAGGGGTCAAAGAAACGTTTCACCATAACGGTCGCTGGTTGTTTGCGGTGTTTTTTATCGGGTGTATTTTAATGTTAGTATTGTTTGGCATTTTATTTCATTTCTCCTCATTACTTGAAGAAAAATACAGTATTGAAGGGTATGTAAAAGGTTTCGTATTAGCCATTCCATTGTTATTTTTATGCATTGCTTCTTTTTCGAGCGGAAAAATGATAGGAGAAGATAAAATTCGAATGAAATGGTTTATTTTAGTAGGAAATGGAACGGCGGCGGTGTCCTTGTTTTTTGTGAGAGAAGAAATGGGCTTATTTATGTTTACACTGCTTTTGACCATAGCTGGTATAGGAATAGGGTTATCACTGCCTTGCTTGGATGCCCTGATTACAGAAGGGATCAAAAAAGAAGAACGGGGTTCGATCACGTCTTTTTACAGCAGTATGCGTTTTGTAGGTGTTGCCGCTGGTCCTCCTATCATTGCGGTATTAATGAAACATGGTCCGGGTTTAATTTATTATATTTTGGCAGGAATCAGCGTGGCGGCTGTTTTACTTACCTTTGCAGCCATTCGGCCTTCTTCAGAAGAAAAAAAAGAGCCGGCTGTTACGTGA